TACTGGTCAAGCGCACAAGACCACGTTCTCTTGATCCGGAAGATATTCCGTCGGTTCTTGGCATGGAAACTACTTCAAACAGAGTTAACTGTATTCGCATCATTGCACAATGCATCAGACCTCCAATCACAGGAAATCTCAGGCTGCTGCCATCCTTGGTTCAGAAACGTACTCAGACCGTGTAGCGTGCCTGAGGTTGATTGCTCCTTTACTGCGAAAGCCGCTTTCTGACTCTGAAGTCAAGAGCGTTCTACGTTACACATCGACATCCGACAGGACTGAGGCGATAAAGGTTCTGTTCGGCCAAGCGAACGACAGGGAGTAAAGGAACTAGTTTTTGTAGGTTGGGTTGAGGAACGAAACCCAACAACCTAATATGGCGAGGAAATAATGCAATATCGCAGATCACAAGCGCAAGGTGCAACGTTCTTCTTTACCGTAGTAACATACGATAGAAAGAGGATATTATTTCATGAGGCAAATGTAGCGCTGACAAAAGAGGCTTTCCAGCATGTTATCAAACAACACCCCTTTCAAATTCGGGCTTTTGTCTTACTTCCTGATCATATCCATTGTATTTGGACATTACCAGAAAACAATAATAATTTGATGAAAATGTGGGCCATGAATAAACTCAATTGTTGGGTTTCGTTTTGCACAATCCAACCTTCACAACTCATTACACATGCAAAGATATCGTATGCAATATTTAGCATGTGGTCTCATTCAGGACACGGTATATATACTTTGAGTAGCTTTAACTTCGCATGTATCTCCTTTACCAATGCCACATCTCTCCATTATTTATGGATTACTACTGTCCTTCCACAATTGGTAAGATTTTCTAACAGTATACAAACACATGTATTGTTTTGAGCTTTTTAATAAACTTGTTAAAGTTTATTATCTGTAATATATTATGACGAGGCTGAGAACCAATAAGCAACAGAAATTACGGCAAATTCATTTTGTCCGGCAAAAAGCGGGAAATATTTTAGACACAGACAATGTTCGCAATTAAACCACGGATACTTGGCATTATATTAACCCTCTACGCTTTGAGCGTTTTTTTCCTGGGACTAAATTCTTCCCACGTACACGCAATCGTATCTGCTCAGCAATCTTCAATAGATTGGCGGGATATAACTCACACGATCATAGAGGTGCCCGTAACAATCGGTTATTTGGTGGGAGGAATTGCTTCGCTTTTTCTGAAGCAATGGGCGAAGTTACTCGTTCTGGTCTCTGTCTCTATCTCGCTCATCTTTACCATTACGGATTTCGTTGCATCATTTTATATCTTGCCAACAGACACGAAATGGGAAATATCTCTTCTGAGTTCGTTTTACACATCGTATCTGTCTGCAATTCCAGATTTTTTCATTGTGTTTCTTGTCCTATCTGCAAAGTTTCCAGAAGGTTCAGTTCAAAAATTTCAGTATTCAATTGCAAAAATAAAAACTTTGCATGGTCGGCAATTGGAAATTACTGAGGGGAAAAAAAGAAAAATACGACAGATTTTATTCGCTATTGTATTGGGTATTGCAGTGGCTATTTTTCTGAATTCTTTGTTGCTCATATGGATGGGAAATGTAGTAATAAAGTATTTTCATCTGTGGTTTTTCATTCTTTTTGTAATCCCTATTTTTTGTGTAACAAAAGGTGTGTTGTGGATATTCCGCAGGGAGTTGTTGTCTGATGTGCCATGGATTGTTATTGCGTTTATTGCAATTCTTGGCTGGCCATTATGTAATTATGTACCTGTTGGGATAAGGATTTCTCAATTGAGGTTTCTTACAAAGCAGGAAATTCCACTCTATCCGGATACAAAGAGAACAAGAATCCTTGTACAGCCCGTTGCAATGGATGCTCATGGTTATTATCGTGTTTCTCTTGTTATGAAAACGCCGGCAGACAGGGAAGATATTGTACCGTTTTACCAGCGAGAACTGAGGCGTCGTGGCTGGAAGGTGAGTAACAAAAAATTCCCTTTTCCAGATGATACAACGTACTGGTTTGAAAAAGAAAAAAAGTTTTTAACTGTTGATACCGCTCATCCTGGTAAGGTTGAAATTACCCTCTACCTTAAGTAAAATGCAAGGAGATGGATACCTGCTTCCGGAGGAATGACTGATTGTGATCTAACCGTAATTTTGATTAACCACTTTTTATCCATTCTTATCTGTATCAATCTGTGTTTCGTTTACAGAATTTCGATTATACATCCCGATATAATCATCTTATGGTTGAAAATTTTTGATATGATAGCCAAAACCTGGTGCTCCTCAAGACAATCTGTGTCCTATGGAAAAAGCCGCTTACTTTTGTCCTTAATTTTCTTTCTCCTTGTGATTTGTGGCGTTTGCTGTACGAGCCTCAAGCGTTTTGCATACGAGGGGTTCGGGAGGGATAGATGGCAATATCCGGAACAGGTAATCCGTGTGCTGGAGATACAGACTGGCCAGCACATCGCCGACCTTGGTTCCGGCAGTGGCTACTTTACATTCCGTTTGGTGGATGCAGTTGGTCCAAACGGCAAGGTATATGCCGTGGATGTTGACCAGGGGATGAATACATATATAGAGAAACAAGCCAAAAAAAGAGGTTACCAGAATATCGAGATCATTCTGGCTCAGCATCATGATCCGCTTATTCCGGAAGATGGGGTAGACTTGATCTTTACCTGTAATACGTATCATCACATTAAAGACAGGGTGGCGTATTTTTCTCAAATCCAAAAATATCTCCGGCCAAGCGGTCGCATCGCAATCATCGACTTCAATGGCAAAGGGTGGTTCCAAAAGATTTTTCCTCACTTTACGGCAGGCGCGGTGATAAAGAAGGAGATGGGGTCGGCCGGCTATCGACTACAGCACGAATTCGGCTTTCTGCCAAGACAGCATTTCCTGGTATTTTCTCGAGATAGAGAATAATCTGAATTTTTTAGGATACTCATACACTTTTCACTTTTCCAGAGAACGATCCCCATGAGTTCAGTAGCTCTTCTTCCTTGTAAACGGGGACATTTCATGGTATCTTTAACCAAAAAGAGAAAAATACCTATGATAACGATCAGAAAACCGGAAGATATTTATCAGGCGGAAGGAGATATCCAGAACGGCACATTTCATGGCCGCTGGCACTTTTCTTTTGATGAATACCATGACCCTCAATATATGCAATTCGGCACTTTACGGGTATTTAATGACGACACCCTTTCCCCGGGTGCCGTATGGCCTTTGCATTATCATCGGGAGATCGAAGTGGTAACGTATTGTGCAGATGGAGAATTCCGCCATGCGGACGAAGATGGAGAGGGCGGAGTCTTACAAAAGGGCTGGGTACAGCACACAACGGTCGGCAAAGGCATGTACCACTCTGAAATTAACAATCTTCTGGATAAGCCAATGAGATTTATTCAGATGTGGTTCTTCCCCTCTGAAAGCGGTCTGGAACCCTCAGTGGAACAAAAGAGGGTGGAACGTGCAGAACGGACAAATCGATTCCTTCCCCTTGTTTCCAGTGAACACAAGGATGCACTCCCCATACGCTCCAATGCGCAGGTTCATTCCTCTTTCCTTCAGGCTGGACTGACACTCGATTACCGGATTAAAGATTGGAGAGGAGTCTATCTCTATGTCCTCGATGGAGGACCTGTCCAGTCAAATGGCCATACCATTGCCACCTTTGGTGCAGCAAAGGTTGTCGAAGAGACAGATATTCACGTTAAGGCAGAAACTGACGTAGAACTCCTTCTTGTGGATGTGCATCTGATTTAGAGGGAATGATGGGTTCGCTCCGCTGCTATATGAATGTCAAGCCCCGTTAGGGGCAAAATATTAATAGAGAAAGAATCTTACATAAGACCTTAGCTCTGTCGGAACGATACGTGAAACACATAAACAACATATCGTTCCGATGGAGCTTAGTATTGGTGTAAATTGTTTTTTTATTAATATGCTGCTCCTAACGGAACTTTTCATGGTTTTTTTAACTATGATGATACCTGGTTCGAAAATAAGGCCTGACAAATAAGTATAAGTATACCAATACTATAGGACAGAAATCGCATTTTCATCGTTTCAGGGTGTTGCTAGTGCAACATGATGACTAACCCGAATGAGCCGGAAAAGACAAAATCCGAAACACGAAAATTGTGAGCCAACCCTGTCAGAGTTTCAAACACTGGCGGGGTTAGTTTTATTCATATTTTGCTAAAAATGTCAAAATATTTTTTATAAGATGCCTAATTTCTGACTTCTTACTTTTACGGATTATTTATATCAGATTGCATGCAAAATGTTTAGAGTAGTAACAAATCTCGATGACCTGATCAAGGTGTTTATCGTACGCGGTATCGTGTTTATGGAAGAACAAGGAGTCCTCTATAAGATAGAACGTGACGCATATGACTACTCAGCAACGCACATTTTGGGAGAAGAGAACGGGGAACCTTTTGCAGCAGGCCGCATACGGGTACATGGCGAGTATGCAAAACTGGAACGCATTGCGATACGGAAATCATACCGTGGAAAAAATCTGGGCCACAAATTGACCGGGTTTATGATAGCAACTGCAAAAGAACGCGGCTTTAAGAAGTTCAAGGTACATGCCCAGGCATCTCTTACCGGCTTTTATCGGAAACATGGGTTTGAGATCATTAGCGATATATTCAAAGAGGCTGGTATTGACCACTATGTGATGATCCGTAACGATTTGGAGTAGTAATGTACATATGGTTTTCAATGCATGATTCCCGGTTTTGCCAGATAACAAAACACCGCTATGGATGTAGTAAATTGTTCTACTAAACTCCTCCTAGACACTCTTTATTATAATCACAAATCTGTGCCATCTGCGAAATCTGTGGTTCCTGTAATTAAGTCTTTAACAATAAATACGAAGAGCGGAAAGGAGGATATCATGCAAAAGGAACAACATGTCTGCACCGTGTGCGGCTTTAATATGGTGGGCTATTATCCGGACTTTTGCCCATTCTGCGGGGCCCCGAAGGAGAAATTCATTACTTCTGAGGAATGCTCTGCAACATACAAAGTCAAGGACACATCAGTAACTGGAAAGGTCACGCGCTTAAACTCCGTTCCGACTCTTGGTTTTGAGCATGCTGCCTACCGTATTGAGACAGGTGAGAAGGCATTCTGGATAGATTGTCCTTCTTGCTTCGACACGGGACT
This region of Candidatus Brocadia sp. genomic DNA includes:
- a CDS encoding class I SAM-dependent methyltransferase, which gives rise to MTDCDLTVILINHFLSILICINLCFVYRISIIHPDIIILWLKIFDMIAKTWCSSRQSVSYGKSRLLLSLIFFLLVICGVCCTSLKRFAYEGFGRDRWQYPEQVIRVLEIQTGQHIADLGSGSGYFTFRLVDAVGPNGKVYAVDVDQGMNTYIEKQAKKRGYQNIEIILAQHHDPLIPEDGVDLIFTCNTYHHIKDRVAYFSQIQKYLRPSGRIAIIDFNGKGWFQKIFPHFTAGAVIKKEMGSAGYRLQHEFGFLPRQHFLVFSRDRE
- a CDS encoding pirin family protein, coding for MITIRKPEDIYQAEGDIQNGTFHGRWHFSFDEYHDPQYMQFGTLRVFNDDTLSPGAVWPLHYHREIEVVTYCADGEFRHADEDGEGGVLQKGWVQHTTVGKGMYHSEINNLLDKPMRFIQMWFFPSESGLEPSVEQKRVERAERTNRFLPLVSSEHKDALPIRSNAQVHSSFLQAGLTLDYRIKDWRGVYLYVLDGGPVQSNGHTIATFGAAKVVEETDIHVKAETDVELLLVDVHLI
- a CDS encoding GNAT family N-acetyltransferase, with amino-acid sequence MFRVVTNLDDLIKVFIVRGIVFMEEQGVLYKIERDAYDYSATHILGEENGEPFAAGRIRVHGEYAKLERIAIRKSYRGKNLGHKLTGFMIATAKERGFKKFKVHAQASLTGFYRKHGFEIISDIFKEAGIDHYVMIRNDLE